Below is a genomic region from Ktedonobacterales bacterium.
TCATCGCGGCCAATCGGGCGTATGCCTCGTTGGAGGAAGAAGCCGAGCGAGCTGTAGCTTGGCTCGACGGCCTCACCAATGACGAGCGGTTGCGCCGCTGTGGTCTGAAGTCCTCTAAATTTCAATGGCTATCTACTTAGATAAGGACCCTCTGGTCCTGTGCGTATAATACGAACGTAGACTTTAGACAGCAGAAAGCGAGGCCAGATTATGCCTCCTGATGCGAACGCTGGCGCGCCTGATGAGGAAGAGATAGGGATCGCGGGCGCTGTCCTCAAGCATCTGATCCGACATCCCGACGAGCGCGGCTTCTTTCTGGAGTTGATTCGCGCCACCGACCCATTCTTTGCTGAAGGCTTCGCGCAGCTCAGCCATTCCAAGATGTTCCCAGGGGTTGCCAAAGCCTGGCATATCCATACAACTCAGATTGACTGGTGGTATGTCCCTATAGGCACGCTGAAGGTGGCGCTCCACGATTTGCGCGAGGGCAGCCCCACGCGCGGCGTGACCAAAACACTCTTGCTGGGCGAGGACTATGCGCCCGTCATTCTCAAGATTCCGGCGGGCGTCGCGCATGGGTGTAAGGCCATTGGGGGTACGGCGCATCTTTTCTACGTGACCTCGCGGACCTACGATCTCGCCGAAGAGGGCCGCATCCCCCACGACGACCCGGCTATTGGCTACGATTGGGTGCGCGGCGCAGAAATCAAATGAGCGGCTGCATCGGGCGTAGCGCGCTCAGCCTTGAATCCAGGAGCAATCGCTAGCAGAGCGCCAAGCGCCACTAGCAATCCAACCCCAAAGGCCACGCCGCTGCCATAGCCGTGATCGCTATAGGCCAGCGCGCCACATGCCAGCCAGAGCGCCGCCAGGAAGCCTCGCGCCAGCCGACGCTTCCTGGGCGGCGCGGCTTCGCCTGCCCACTGCCAGGCATAGAACCAGGGGATCAGCCCGATAGCGATTTCGTAGCCGCCTGTGCGTGGCAGCAGCGCCAGCGCCAGAGCGCAGCCCACCGCGATGCCCCACTGCGGGTCACGCGCGCGGCTGAGCAGTATCCAGCGCCTGGCGGCGATTGATGCTTCTGGCTGGCAGGCCTGGCGCGCCCCCCAGATCATCAGCGCCAGCCAGGCGCTGAGCAGCGCGCCCGCCAGCGCCCAGATCAAGATGCCTGCTATACCAAGCGCCTGCGCCAGCGAGGCCAGCGGGTTGAGATAATAGGCGGGGATATGCGCGGGAAGCGCGATGAGCGCGCTGGCCCAGTTCACAAGCCAATCAGGCCGCCAGAGAAACGAGAGCGCGACAGGTAAGACGGCAATCGCGCCGAAGCCAGCCAGCAGACGCCAGCGGGCTTCAGCGCGCGGCAGACCCCAGATCGCCAGCGGAGCCAGCACGGGCAGAGCATCTTGCGGCTTGAGCAGCGCAAAGAAGAGGGCACAGCCAGCCCAGAACCAGCGGCGCGTTCCCACTGCCAGCAGGCAAAAAGCCAGAGCCGCAACCACAATGCCCGTTGGCTGGATAATGGGCAGGATGACCGCCAGAAACGGCCACCAGGCCATCCCCCAAAGCATCAGCCAGGCCATCGTCGGCGGGCGGGCGTCGGACGCATAGCGCCGCGCCAGGCAGAGCAGCGCCGCCAGGTAAGCCCCCACCGTCAGCGCGCGGGCCATAAAGGCCGCCGCCTCCAACGAGGAGAAGAGGCTCATCGGGAGATAGAGGAGCGTAGGCGGCAGGGGATAATGGAAGCCAAACTGCGCGGCGTGGTCGAGGGAGACCGGGCCGCTGGTTCCCAGCGCCAGGCGATAGGCGTCCGCGCCCACTGAGAGGGCGTAGGGGTCATTCCCCGCGAGCAGGGCGCGCAGGCCAAGAAAAATCGGCAGCGCATCCGTCTGCCGATAGGTAATCGTGCTGATGCGCGGTACTTCCCAGGCGAAGAAAACGGCCAGGGTCGCCAGCGGAACGCCAAAGAGCGCCACTTTCAGCAGTTTGGGAGCCAGCGCCGTCAGCCTTCGATGAAACCGCATCAACGTCCCCTCCAGAACGACAGAGGCTGGTCCGCCAGCAGTAGTCAGCTATGCTCCTGGTGCGTGCCTGGTCGGCGGCGCGACGGGAGCTTCGCTCTCGGCAGAGGGGCCTGGCCCATCAGCCGATGGGTTGGAGACCGCAAACAACTGCATCAGCAGATCAAGTACCGCATCGGGCGGCTCTTTTTCCGCCACCTCGCGCACCCGGCTCACCAGATGATGAAACATCTTATCCACCATGCGCTGCCCAAACTGGCGCACAGCTTCGCGGTCACGTTCGTCCAGATGTCCAAGCTGCGCCATCGCCCGCGCCAGTTCGGCCTGCTGCGAGGCATCCACATGCTGCCGCAGCGCGGCAATCGCGGGCGCAACCTTGCGCACCTGCTGCCAGCGATTGAGTTCACTCACTGATTCTTCGACCAGTTCGGCAATCCGCTTCAGGTCTGCCGCGTGGCCCTCGCTTTCGCCATAGCCGCGCAGCGCGTCAATATTATACAGGCAAACCGAGGGGAGTAATCCCGCCGCCTCTTCCACATCGCGCGGCACCGCCAGGTCCAGAATGACCAGCGGCGTGCGCCGACTTGCGCAGCCTTCGGCCACCGTCGCCGCCGAAAGAATGAGATGGGGCGCTGCTGTCGCGCTGATGATCAACTGGACCGCTGGAATCATCTCAGCCACCTGGCTGATCGCCACCGTCTCGGCGCTGACGGTGCGGGCAAAGTCCTGGGCAGTTTCGGGCGCGCGATTTGCCAGGATCAGCCGCCCCACGCCTTCGGCGCGCAGCAGGCGCGCGCAGATTTGATTCGTGCGCCCCGCGCCAATCAACAGCGCCGAACGCCCCGCCAGGCCCCCCAACGCATCGCGCGCCAGGGCCACTGCTGCCCCGCTGAGCGATATATCCGCGCGCGAGATGCCTGTCTCGGTGCGCACGCGCTTGCCCAGCTTGAGCGCCGCCGTAAAGAGCGCGTGCAGTTCTTCGCCAACTGCCCCGGCCCGCGAGGCCGCCACAAAGGCGCTTTTCACCTGTCCCAGCACCTGCGATTCGCCAACCTGCATGGAACGCAGCCCGCCAGCGACGTGAAATAAATGCCGCGCCGCCTCCAGGCCCTCGCTCGCGTAGAGATACTGGCTGAGCGCGTCCTTATCCTGCGCAGCAGCCTTCCCATCCGCTCGCGTGGAAGACTGTGCAGACACGTCGGCCAGATACCGCGCGCTCAGAAACGCTTCCACTACTGCGCGGACGGCTGCCCAGGATGGTCCTGCCGCGTAGACTTCGGTGCGATTACAGGTACAGAGAATGACGGCTTCCGCCAGCGCCTCCGAGCGGCGCAAGGTCGCCAGCGCCTCAACGAGCGCCGCGCCCGAAAAAGCGAGCCGCTCGCGTACTGCTGTCGGCGCTCCATGATGATCCAGACCAATAACGCCTAACATGCTTGCCTATTCTATCCCAGGTGAAGATTTCAACAGGATGGGAAAGGGGAACACATCCGTCTCTCAGTATCGTACCACATGGTACCCGCCAGTTTCTGCTTCTGCCATCAGGTGATTACCTGATTTCTGAGTACAGGCTGCTGCATTTCCCCCACCCAAAGGAGCTATCTCACCACAGCCCCCACACCAGAGAGTCTAGCACGCGCAGGTAAACATGGCAGGGGGCAAGGTGAACAGCAGGTAAATAGGGGTTGCCAGCACACACCTGCCCCCATACTATACTACGCACAAAAGCAACACGCCCTCCATGCTGCACCGGCTCATTTTTTCTTGCCCCGCGAATAGCTCTAGAGCGTATAGTACCAAATCCGCATGAAGCGGAGCGTTTTACCTGTAGCGCCGCCTTCCAGGCGGCTAAACGCTGGCCGCCTGGAGGGACGCGCGAGCGACCAACGGGAGCGAGAGTGCCGAGGCCCAGCCGAGGCAAGCGGTCCTTCCCGAAGGGAGGCGGCGCTACAAGTCGAAGCCGCAAGCATGCAACAGGATTTGATAGAAGACGCAG
It encodes:
- a CDS encoding dTDP-4-dehydrorhamnose 3,5-epimerase family protein, which codes for MPPDANAGAPDEEEIGIAGAVLKHLIRHPDERGFFLELIRATDPFFAEGFAQLSHSKMFPGVAKAWHIHTTQIDWWYVPIGTLKVALHDLREGSPTRGVTKTLLLGEDYAPVILKIPAGVAHGCKAIGGTAHLFYVTSRTYDLAEEGRIPHDDPAIGYDWVRGAEIK
- the hemA gene encoding glutamyl-tRNA reductase, with product MLGVIGLDHHGAPTAVRERLAFSGAALVEALATLRRSEALAEAVILCTCNRTEVYAAGPSWAAVRAVVEAFLSARYLADVSAQSSTRADGKAAAQDKDALSQYLYASEGLEAARHLFHVAGGLRSMQVGESQVLGQVKSAFVAASRAGAVGEELHALFTAALKLGKRVRTETGISRADISLSGAAVALARDALGGLAGRSALLIGAGRTNQICARLLRAEGVGRLILANRAPETAQDFARTVSAETVAISQVAEMIPAVQLIISATAAPHLILSAATVAEGCASRRTPLVILDLAVPRDVEEAAGLLPSVCLYNIDALRGYGESEGHAADLKRIAELVEESVSELNRWQQVRKVAPAIAALRQHVDASQQAELARAMAQLGHLDERDREAVRQFGQRMVDKMFHHLVSRVREVAEKEPPDAVLDLLMQLFAVSNPSADGPGPSAESEAPVAPPTRHAPGA
- a CDS encoding glycosyltransferase 87 family protein, which produces MRFHRRLTALAPKLLKVALFGVPLATLAVFFAWEVPRISTITYRQTDALPIFLGLRALLAGNDPYALSVGADAYRLALGTSGPVSLDHAAQFGFHYPLPPTLLYLPMSLFSSLEAAAFMARALTVGAYLAALLCLARRYASDARPPTMAWLMLWGMAWWPFLAVILPIIQPTGIVVAALAFCLLAVGTRRWFWAGCALFFALLKPQDALPVLAPLAIWGLPRAEARWRLLAGFGAIAVLPVALSFLWRPDWLVNWASALIALPAHIPAYYLNPLASLAQALGIAGILIWALAGALLSAWLALMIWGARQACQPEASIAARRWILLSRARDPQWGIAVGCALALALLPRTGGYEIAIGLIPWFYAWQWAGEAAPPRKRRLARGFLAALWLACGALAYSDHGYGSGVAFGVGLLVALGALLAIAPGFKAERATPDAAAHLISAPRTQS